Genomic window (Danio rerio strain Tuebingen ecotype United States chromosome 24, GRCz12tu, whole genome shotgun sequence):
AAtaaacaaagttaaataaataaataataagcgtATTCATGATTTTAATTCggattaattagtttttatttaaagctaGATACAATTAGTTTTAATTATAAAATCCTATTCAAATCCTCTCCCAGGCAGGTTTAAAAGAATTGCAAATAGTCAAACAACAATCAACAAAAAAACTGTTTATGTATAGCGATGACATCACTGTGCTGCCCTTACAATTTTACTCGGGCAAATGAGTAGTCCTCCTATTCGCGTACTGAAGGAAGAGCCGCAGGACCCTATCATTCTCTTTCCGCCGTACCCGCCATCTTGCGAGCAACCGGGGGTAAGATGTGCTCCAGTTTTTATGTAATAAATCGTTAAATACATGACTCTTGTCGCGCAAAACTGCTCACAAAGTGCCCATAAAATACCCCACCGAGCATGGTATCGAATTAAGTTGTCATATGCACCGCTGGAGGCGGCAAATGGCAAAATAAGAAGCCAAGCTTCAGCGTGTCTGCTCCATGCGGGCCATGCGTGTACAGACAGCAGAGACGTGgatataaaattaaagtaaaaaaatatatatacctgGTTTATATGTAACACGAATACATAAAAGCATTTATGAGACTAAAGATTGGGTCTTAAGTAAATGCTGCGTGTGTAAATGAACTAACGTTAAAGTTGAACAGATCCGAGACGATTTAATGTCAAAGAATtgtgtatttaataaattaaagtgaCTTAAATTAGTTTTCTATATGATCGTTATGtaattaatgtatattattatatgcTATGTTGCTATACACTATTTTTTACAGTTAATAATGACCAAAGGGCTTAAACCTGTTGTGATGTTTAACAGTCTGTTGTATTGTGAATTTGATTTTAAGTTTAGATAAATTAATAGTTTCAGataatgtttgtgctttcattttaattttctaaCTGTTTTGTTTCCTTTATCCAGTAATCAGGCATCATGACTAACACCAGAGGCAAGAGGAGGGGGACCAGGTATATGTTTGCCAGGCCCTTCCGCAAGCATGGTGAGTTAgtcacatttttgtttatttgtttataatatactgtataatgtaacatttttacaCCTGGCAACTTTTCTTTCTACAACAGGCCCAATCCCTCTGTCCACGTACATGCGCATCTATAAGAAGGGTGATATTGTAGATATCAAGGTAAAATTAAGAGTTTCAATGTTTGAAGCATTAAAAAGAGATTATCGTAGTGCATTTAACAAGAAAACACATTAGCCTTATCTTTTTAAACTGGTCATTTAAGTTGTGTAGttaatttactttttgttttaatcCAGGGCACAGGAACCATCCAGAAAGGCATGCCTCATAAGTGCTACCATGGCAAAACAGGACGTGTTTATAATGTTACGCAGCATGCTGTAGGCATCATTGTCAACAAGCAGGTCAAGTAAGTACTGCCCTTAACATGATGCATCTGATGATTTTATCAGTGAGACCGACTAAAGAAATACCAAACCATTAGGTGCAAAGTCCACTCGATTCGTTTTTATTTAAgtagttaaatgttttaatgcaaGCAGTAGTGCTTTGTTCCCAAATGAAATTGTGTTTGAATAAACTGAGCCAAAAGTTCAATATCCATTGAATAATTACAGTTTCTTCATTTCTAAGTGTAACCATATAATCCAGGGGTGCCcagactctgtcctggagggacagtgtcctgcatattttatttccaacctcaatttaacacacctgaaccagctaatcaagcttgaAGGAAGCTATGCAGGGCATcaaccctccaggactgaggttGAGCACGCCTGATATGAACTATAGATAGTTTATTTGATTATTGATTTAATAAAGGGATTTTTCCATAACCAGTCACTTTTTAGGCTACTTTCCCCTTTTAGGCTGTGGATGCAACCAAAATCACACAATCTTTGGTGTTGGTACTTTTAGTCGTTTTTGCTCCTACTTGAAGTACTTCCTATTTAGTATAACAGTGCATAGTATGAATTTTAATCTGGGCAGTTTTCATGCATCAATGTAcagtcttcttttctttttttttttttaaaatacctttGCACTTGGGAAACGTTAGATTTTGGATGCAAACTTCAGAGACTTATACCACAATGCATCGTAATTGACATTGCAGATTAATTTTATATGCACACCAACCATGTTCGCAATGAACATTGTTTAAACCATTCAAGCGTAACTACAGATAAAAAAAGATGCGCTACATAAGGGAAAATTAAAGTAATTGGCCTTGTGAATAATCAAGTGCTTAAGATTTTCTATTGTTCCACCAGAACTAGGCACTTTTGCAAGATAACAATGACATGCATCCTTCAATGTGAATGAGTGACAATagcaatagaggtaaagttggttttatattcgcacattcggactttacccttaatataatttcataaaagtattatttgctaactctaaatagcgaaatcatattagcagccaatgactatcaaagtacaacattgttcactgtcaaacaaagttaattttgttttcaagtcatacttgcatactAATtgtgatcgaatattcaaagtaacatggtaaataatatagtGACTTCTAAATGTGCGAATAtgaaaccaattttacctctatacATTAGCAAGGAATTGCTGAATTTTAGACTGTTTGAAAACTGCATTTTCATCTAAAACATGCCAAGTTCACAGTTTTCCAACATTTGGTCATCCATACAAACTGATTTACTCTATACTCTtatttacacacttatttaccCTCTTAAACGTGGGTGCAAAATGCCAAGAAATGGACTTAGGTGGAGTTGTTACTGCAGGTAACACTAATATATAAAGTTGCAAAAGCAAGTATAGACTGGAAGATGTGCCAGAACAACAGGTCTGTGTAAATATGGTCTTTTTCAATGGGCGCAAACTAACATTTTGATCTGCCAAAATAGAGAACATCCAAAACATCTGCATGGTCTTTCACCATATAAGCGGAGTTGTTCACATGACacagttgttttgaaaaaaaagtttttgttatcAGTTTCAgtgaattaaattttatatattttttatctttaaatgCCATCCGTGTAGACAGAATCCCAAAAAGTTGGGAAGTatgcatttttaatgaaaaagcATTAATGTTACAATTTTACGATCGGTTATTTATTACAGACCTAAACCAGATGAAGTACCAGCACTTGAAACGCACTCAGCTAAATATTGAATAattattatgagaaaattatGGAGATGGAACTGTTGCCAATATCACACCTATATTTTCTAGTAAATTGCTGTTGATCCTTTTCATTTAGATTCAGTAAACAGATTGAGTTTTGGAAATGAATAGTCAAGCACATGTCAGAAATGTGTTTTTGCTGTCCATAAGactgaatgtttttaatttagAACACCCCAGATTCACTTTGCCATAAGGGCCATCTAGTGTCCTGTGTGGTCATTCATATGGGGGAGAGCAATCATCCTTATGCACCCTGGAGAGGCACATTAATGCCTTTACCGGATTGTCAATATGGAAACATGCCTCTCATTGCTAATGCTTGTAAATGTTCAACAGTTCTTGTTTGTGACCGGTTCTTGTTTTCGCTCTTAGGGGCAAAATCCTGGCCAAGAGAATTAATGTGCGTATTGAGCATATTAAGCACTCAAAGAGCAGAGACAGTTTCCTGCAGCGCGTCAAGGAGAACGAGAAGAAGAAAGTGGAGGCCAAGAAGGAGGGCACCTGGATTGAGCTGAAACGCCAGGTATGACTTCAGCTAATGTTGCAATATTTAGactcaaatgcattttttttgcatgtaAACCAATGTGGTCATTTGAAGTTGTTAATATTCCATTGAAATGACATTCATTGTATGTAATGACAAGATGTGCCACTTTACCTGCTCTGGCTGATGTTCTTTCAGTGTTTTTGATGGGTTTTATCTTGTTTTTCAGCCTGCTGCTCCACGGCCAGCACACTTCGTCAGCACTAAGAACAACAAGCCTCAGCTCCTGGAGCCCATCCCATACGAGTTTATGGCATAAATCTGCTGACCAAAATAAACTTCTTTGTACCACAGACCTTGTTGTTTGGGACTCTgtctttaatcatttttattagtgTTTGTTAACACAACAGCATCTTAACTGAAAAGGTTTGCATTTAGACTACTTTGTCAATGGTTTATACTGATCTACAAAAATTGCAAATTATGTAATATACActgcatcatttttaaaaataagaacATTGAAAGTTTGCAGTTCTCCATAATATATTTAAGCTTGAATCTGAAGAGTTTGAGTGACATTGCACTTATGCTAACTGACAATGGGCCGTTATAAAAGTACAGGTTGAAATGcagaaataagattttttttttttgttatagtattttttttttttgtgcctttTGTTCTTTTAAAATCATCGTTAGGCAGAGTCATTTTAACCAATGTTTCTTAGCTGATACTCTTTAagacgtttttttttctttttaaacaatagtgtttttttattatggaGGTATTTCTAATTATGCCAAACTAAATACTGAGAagctgaacataaaaaaaaatcaagcaagtcatcaaaactgtttaatttatgtggtcttttattttctttgtggGCTGTAGGACCTTGGCATGCAATATACCGATTTAACATACCAGCTTAAAAGCTTGGTCaattctattttaaaaaaaatgtaaagatcaCTTATTGTGCATTGCTAATCTGACTGAGAAAAGCATTCTTGCATTACTTAAATCTATACTTGATGTTTACTTGCTATACATGTCTCAGTGGTGCATTTCCCCAGAAAGCCTATTTACTGTCCACAGTGGTTTTCAAAGATATTGCAGTACATTACGTTTATAAATGGCACATTTAATCAGTAATAGCAAACAATTGCAATGATTGGTCCAAAGAGGCAAGCTTTTATCTTTTCGTGCTAAAATGCGATTCTAAGATGTCGTGGATTAGGCTACAGCAAGCTCCAGCTTTCTCAGAAGTGACTTATTTTTAGACATCTTGGTATTGTAAAAGTAGGCTATAGTACAGAAAGATTTTGTTACTATAAATTTACATATACATTGTCACAAACAACTTGACCGAAGACAAGTAAcatttccttttttatatatatacatttagctCCAGTTTGCCTATACTGAAAAGTTATAAAAGAACAAACGTGAACCTTCTCTTGGGtgcttcaagtaaaaaaaaaaggaatacaaTGTAACAGTTTACGTACTAATCAAAAATATACGTGCGGAAGGTCACTATTTTCAGATGCGGTTGGTTAATATATGGTAGTTGACGAGAGCTGTCGCTAGAAGGCAGTATTAACCGTCACTGATACCACTTCCGCTGACTGATTTTCTGATAATAGCTGATTCATGTTTAGTTGCAAGATTCATGACAAATATTGATAACCTTTGTAGTGCTGATTAAAAAACATTGGGGTTTGTGAGGAAAAATCCTAAAGGCATATAATTAGCTTTATGGTTGTCTTGTTTGTAGTACAGATAAATGCTTCTTGCATTAAATATCAAACAAATATCACTGAGGAAAATTGTTGGTAATTATGGCAGCAAACCTTTATGGTATGAAGAGATGTTTAATGCAGGaagttaaataatcaaatgtgttACAAGAACaataatgaatgatttattttcaattcTGATATTAAATTGAATTGATAAAGCATTGCTCAATATTTCCTTGTTCATCATTGACTGATATGAAGGCACCTAAATGGGTTATTTTTCACTACTTATTACtaataaatggtctaataatgatTTAAGTTGATTACTCAAACCACAAAAATCCAACTTTTATAGTATTATTTGTATAATCAACAGAGGTTTtgctttacattaaaaacaatataatgaagtAAAAATGATTTTCTGTGGAGATAATTAGTAATGTACAATAACTTGGGCAAATTTAAACgcaattttctcagtatttagggATTTTAACCTTCAGATTATAGATTTTCAAATAGTAGCAGCATCTTGGCCAAATATTGTCTATAAATTAGTTTTTCTTAAATTCCAAAAATTAACACTAGTTATGTGGTCAAGAGTCACAAATTAGAAATCTCCCCTAATTCTGTTCAAACACTCAAATATTGAGTTGAAGGATGACTCAATTCACAAATATCTGAACTTGCTGATACATTTGTCTGCTTCGTGGAGTGTGTACACTTGTAAATTTACTGTGTTCTTTGTGTGATTTGGTGTGTAAGCAAGGaccacccctctctctctccctctctctcagaGTGGCTGAATGCCTGACTGCGTATCTGACAAATTTGTTATCTCATCCCACCTCAGTACTTCACCCAATATTTACTTCAATTAGGGTGAGTTACTGAGATACACAGCAGATGTGTAACAGCCTTAATTCCATGATGGTCTAATATGAACATAGTTGTTTACTGGagtgtaaaaagtaaacaaaagatAAAGATGCACTGGCTAAGGTCAAAAACATATCAAGTGCAAAATAAGAAGACAAAAATATAGTCTATGAAGGGGTAGTTTAAAGCAATACaaaaagtcagaactattagccctcctgaattatttttttctgttttaacgGAAACTCAAAGCACTTTtcattggtggagaggagacaatgatgaagccaattatgatatggggatcgTGGGGGAGTGGTcgggaaatgtcctcaagccaGGATTCAAACTCGGGACGCCTTGATGTGCTACTGCACCATTTGTTgatgtgctaaccactgggctatagCGCCAacacattctgggatttttaacgaccacagagtgtCAGGACCTCGGTTGAATGTCTTATCTAAAAGACGGCACtcagcagtatagagtccccatcagtatactggggcgttaggatctCATTCGATAGGACTTACACAGAACGCAGATAAAGCACCCCCTTCTGGTCTTTCTTACACCACTTGCGacagcaacccagctttcccatgtggtctcccatccaggtactgaccaggcgcagccctagGCGtgtgagttgcagagagctagctgctagcctaataactaatatttaataactaatttctaatagctgGTTTTATctaacttttatttttgccataatgacagtacataatattttgatagatatttttcaagatactagtattcagcttaaagtgcaatttttaGGCCTAACTAATGTTCTAACTCAATGTTCTGTAGACATTAAGAAAAAATTATtctaaacggggctaataatgttgacctaaaaaataaaaaaatgcttttattttagttgaaataaaacaaataaaacttttttccagaagaaaaaatattattggcaGTATTGTGAAAAAtctcttgctctgtcaaacattatttggaatttatatatataaaaaaaaattcacaggagggctaataattttgaatcaaactgtatttatttatttatatttgaagcGTCGATATATCATTAAAATACCATTTATCCACTCCTAAAATCCCCAAGCATGACTTACAACAACTTTCAGATGGAatgaaatacaatgtaaaaatctAACTAGCACTGTTTTTGAAGTAAAAGTAAACGTTTCCTCTTCAGAAACATACTATTTACCAAGTATTTGTTTCATGTTCACAATTTCATTTTATGATATGTATATGCAGCACAGCTTGATTTAGACCTAGCTGCTAGTATGGGGTAGAATCTGACCTTATTTCCGTTTTTAGGCTCAGTCTATTCATTCTGTGCTCAGAGGACACGCATGTCTGGGAATTGGCCTCAGTATTAGGATGGCACGCTGAGAGGTCAAATCGTGGCTGTGAGAATGTGTGAGGACGGCTAGATAACCTCATTGTATGTCTATCTGCTGGCCCTGTTCGCTCCGCTATCGTGCTGCTGTTAGATAGACGTGAGGATTGGGATGAAGGTGATGAGGTCTCGCAGAGGTCATAATCAATAGTATCAATCAACAAGTGACATCTTGGCCTGGTATTGATCAGGAAGATGGTGGAGGAATTTCCCTTTTAATGAATTACCATGGACCGGCCAATAAGACCAGATCTTTGCATCTTTAAGATTATGAGTGTCTATTTGTTCCCATTAAGTTGTTGATAGTTAAAACATGATGATCAcatgaatttaattaattcatgttgtcccaatgcaaattgattaagttgtaacaaatataagtggattgaacataaaacaatgtgccaaaaatgttgtgttgttttagtttagttgtttacagccatgtcaccctgcagcccaagaccgttACTCACTGAAGATAAGCAgcgctgagcctggtcagtacctgtatgggagaccacatgggaaaactaggttgcttttggaagtggtgttagtgatgccagcagggggcactcaacctgccgTCTGTGTGagccctaatgccccagtatagtaaaggaGACACCATGCTGTCAGTGGCTGCATTTACGCTGCAGATCCTGATGTTCagttccgattttgtgactgtatccgattttttttgatgacctgcttacataaTCTTTTAAAGTGAATCGTACTTGATCgcctgcatttacacagcacactgtaaaggcgcaatgaccaggaaaaaaagagcagGCGTTGACTAACAGCTAATAAtttaagagtgctcttttctctattcctgt
Coding sequences:
- the rpl21 gene encoding large ribosomal subunit protein eL21 — protein: MTNTRGKRRGTRYMFARPFRKHGPIPLSTYMRIYKKGDIVDIKGTGTIQKGMPHKCYHGKTGRVYNVTQHAVGIIVNKQVKGKILAKRINVRIEHIKHSKSRDSFLQRVKENEKKKVEAKKEGTWIELKRQPAAPRPAHFVSTKNNKPQLLEPIPYEFMA